A portion of the Algimonas porphyrae genome contains these proteins:
- a CDS encoding BLUF domain-containing protein: MYQLIYLSDARSGLTPSALQQIVERSRQRNRTANVTGVAVMHGGVVMQLLEGPEAAVRATYARIARDHRHGNIAIMLTRRCRTRSFPAHPMAFHHVDEDNRSSVQMTMNMLRARHAMRMRAVNIAS, from the coding sequence ATGTATCAGCTTATTTACCTGTCCGACGCGCGGTCCGGTCTGACGCCGTCGGCGCTGCAGCAGATCGTTGAACGATCGCGTCAGCGTAATCGCACGGCCAATGTGACCGGAGTTGCCGTCATGCATGGCGGCGTCGTTATGCAGTTGCTGGAGGGTCCGGAAGCAGCGGTCCGCGCGACCTATGCGCGAATTGCCCGGGATCATCGTCACGGCAACATTGCCATCATGCTGACGCGGCGATGCCGGACACGCAGCTTTCCAGCTCATCCCATGGCCTTTCATCATGTCGACGAAGACAATCGGAGTTCGGTTCAGATGACCATGAATATGTTACGGGCACGGCACGCCATGCGCATGAGAGCCGTCAATATTGCCAGCTAG
- a CDS encoding GNAT family N-acetyltransferase has protein sequence MSDITFTVEDSETKGRIVAHVPGYSDTAEITFSKSSPTLVIVDHTGVPDSLSGQGVGLALSERMVELARERGFKTVPLCPFYKAMIARHPDWADVVA, from the coding sequence ATGAGCGATATCACCTTTACCGTTGAAGACTCAGAGACAAAAGGCAGGATTGTTGCGCATGTGCCCGGCTATTCAGACACGGCAGAAATCACCTTCTCGAAGTCGAGCCCAACTCTGGTGATCGTCGATCATACGGGTGTGCCAGACAGTCTGTCGGGGCAGGGTGTCGGTCTGGCGCTCTCGGAACGGATGGTCGAGCTTGCCCGGGAGCGCGGGTTCAAGACCGTCCCGCTCTGCCCATTCTACAAGGCGATGATCGCGCGCCACCCCGACTGGGCCGATGTGGTGGCTTAA
- a CDS encoding PA0069 family radical SAM protein, whose translation MAQPNILPYKQPRRELNLREKGRGARSNATGRYEPLTRERTDEDWDALPDEDRKPVRTTVTIERPRTIINKVVSPYVGFDRSINPYRGCEHGCIYCFARPTHAYHGLSPGLDFETKLYAKPDGPDILRRELSKPRYRVRPIMIGTNTDPYQPIERDRKIMRGLLKVLAEFRHPVSILTKSALITRDLDILAPMAERGIARAMVSITTQDRGLARAMEPRCPTPERRFDALGKIAAAGIPTGIMLGPMIPGLNDSELESIMARAASLGASYSAYTVLRLPQEVSPIFQEWLEAFAPNRSKRIMNHIRTINGGKDYDPHWSRGEDSEVKTPFRKLIAQRYYHAQKRTGIIARDQRIPLDCTQFRVPESVSGQGDLFG comes from the coding sequence ATGGCTCAGCCCAATATCCTGCCTTACAAACAGCCCCGTCGAGAGCTGAATCTTCGTGAAAAGGGGCGTGGTGCGCGCAGCAACGCCACGGGGCGTTATGAGCCGTTGACGCGCGAACGCACGGACGAGGACTGGGACGCATTGCCGGATGAGGACCGTAAACCTGTCCGCACGACGGTGACGATCGAACGGCCGCGCACGATTATCAACAAGGTGGTCAGCCCCTATGTCGGTTTCGACCGGTCGATCAATCCGTACCGGGGCTGCGAACATGGCTGCATCTATTGTTTTGCCCGCCCGACCCACGCCTATCACGGCCTGTCGCCCGGGCTGGATTTCGAAACCAAACTCTATGCCAAGCCGGATGGGCCTGACATATTGCGCCGCGAACTATCCAAGCCGCGCTATCGGGTGCGTCCGATCATGATCGGCACGAATACGGATCCTTATCAGCCGATCGAACGGGATCGAAAGATCATGCGCGGCCTGCTCAAAGTGCTGGCGGAGTTCCGTCATCCGGTCTCGATTCTGACAAAGTCGGCGCTGATTACGCGCGACCTCGATATTCTCGCGCCCATGGCAGAGCGCGGTATTGCCCGCGCCATGGTGTCAATCACGACGCAGGACCGAGGGTTGGCTCGGGCGATGGAACCGCGCTGCCCGACGCCGGAACGCCGGTTCGACGCGCTCGGCAAGATCGCGGCTGCGGGCATTCCGACCGGCATCATGCTCGGGCCGATGATTCCGGGGCTGAATGACAGCGAACTGGAAAGCATCATGGCGCGGGCGGCATCGCTGGGAGCAAGCTACAGCGCCTATACGGTGCTGCGCCTGCCGCAGGAGGTCAGCCCGATCTTTCAGGAATGGTTGGAAGCCTTTGCGCCGAACCGGTCGAAGCGCATCATGAATCACATTCGCACGATCAATGGTGGCAAGGATTACGATCCACACTGGTCGCGCGGCGAAGACAGTGAAGTTAAAACGCCATTTCGTAAGCTGATTGCCCAGCGTTACTATCACGCGCAGAAGCGGACAGGCATTATCGCGCGGGATCAGCGCATTCCTCTCGATTGTACGCAGTTCCGCGTCCCGGAAAGCGTGAGTGGGCAAGGAGACCTGTTCGGATGA
- the dusA gene encoding tRNA dihydrouridine(20/20a) synthase DusA — translation MSPTPHTLPADYHISVAPMMDWTDRHCRFLHRQLSRHVRLYTEMVVADAIIHGPTQRLLTFDPIEHPVALQIGGSDPDKLSQATRTGVSYGYDEVNLNVGCPSDRVQSGRFGACLMAEPDLVAACFTAMKAAADTTDVTVKCRLGIDDQDLSKTLPNFIRTVSAAGCETFIIHARKAWLQGLSPKENRTVPPIDYDLVTDMKRAFPELTIILNGQVETVAHGLSVSTGLDGFMMGRAAYHDPWSLTAVDPVFGESPAATNRFDVAETMILYLERVQQEDRSAKALIRHIMGLFAGRSGARAWRRSLSEGLSAKQRPSDVLRSALATMEAGQAA, via the coding sequence ATGTCACCGACACCCCATACCCTGCCTGCGGACTATCATATTTCGGTCGCACCGATGATGGACTGGACAGATCGTCATTGCCGGTTCCTGCATCGACAGCTCTCCCGTCATGTGCGCCTCTATACGGAAATGGTCGTGGCCGATGCGATCATTCACGGTCCGACGCAAAGATTGCTGACCTTCGACCCGATCGAGCACCCGGTTGCCTTGCAGATTGGCGGTTCCGATCCAGATAAACTGAGCCAGGCTACGCGGACAGGCGTGTCCTATGGCTATGACGAGGTAAATCTGAATGTGGGTTGCCCGTCGGACCGGGTTCAGTCGGGCCGTTTCGGGGCCTGTTTGATGGCAGAACCCGATCTGGTCGCCGCCTGCTTTACGGCGATGAAGGCGGCTGCTGACACGACGGATGTGACCGTAAAATGCCGACTGGGCATCGATGATCAGGATCTGTCCAAGACTTTGCCGAACTTCATTCGGACCGTTTCTGCTGCCGGATGCGAGACTTTTATCATTCATGCGCGCAAGGCTTGGCTGCAGGGTCTCTCGCCCAAGGAAAACCGGACCGTTCCGCCGATCGATTACGATCTAGTCACGGATATGAAACGGGCGTTCCCGGAGTTGACCATCATTTTGAATGGTCAGGTCGAAACAGTCGCGCATGGGCTGAGCGTTTCGACTGGACTGGACGGCTTCATGATGGGGCGGGCAGCCTATCATGATCCGTGGAGCCTGACGGCGGTCGATCCAGTCTTTGGCGAAAGCCCTGCCGCCACGAACCGGTTCGATGTCGCGGAAACGATGATCCTCTATCTGGAACGGGTTCAGCAGGAAGACCGGTCAGCCAAAGCGCTTATCCGTCATATTATGGGGCTATTCGCTGGACGGTCGGGCGCACGCGCCTGGCGGCGATCTCTGTCGGAAGGCTTGTCGGCCAAACAGCGACCATCGGACGTTCTGCGGTCCGCGCTTGCGACGATGGAAGCCGGGCAGGCAGCTTGA
- a CDS encoding phosphoglycerate mutase family protein, translated as MMKQYRNRRAAIGLLAAMAMTALSACASVAADRPEPDSKLSAPVTIFLVRHAEKQGGDDPALTEGGAIRAEALSALLRDANVAHIHSSDYRRTRDTAAPLADRLGLAVRLYDPRDLPGMAERLLASEGTHLVVGHSNTTPQLTELLGGEGGTPIVEATEYDRLYLVRRAPDGSISTVLLRYGAPTG; from the coding sequence ATGATGAAACAATATCGGAATAGACGGGCCGCCATCGGGCTGCTCGCGGCCATGGCAATGACGGCTCTGTCGGCTTGCGCGTCCGTCGCGGCGGACAGACCAGAGCCGGATTCCAAGCTGAGCGCACCCGTCACGATCTTTCTGGTCCGCCACGCCGAGAAGCAGGGCGGCGACGATCCGGCACTGACAGAGGGAGGGGCGATCCGGGCCGAAGCGCTGTCCGCTCTGCTCCGCGATGCCAATGTCGCGCATATCCATAGCAGCGACTATCGCCGCACGCGCGACACGGCGGCGCCACTGGCGGATCGGCTCGGACTGGCCGTGCGGCTCTATGATCCGCGTGACCTGCCCGGCATGGCGGAACGATTGCTTGCCAGCGAAGGCACGCATCTGGTCGTCGGGCACAGCAATACGACGCCGCAACTGACAGAACTGCTCGGCGGGGAGGGCGGCACGCCGATCGTCGAAGCGACGGAATATGACCGTCTCTATCTGGTCAGGCGCGCGCCCGACGGCTCCATCAGCACGGTCTTGCTGCGCTACGGTGCGCCAACAGGCTGA
- the thiC gene encoding phosphomethylpyrimidine synthase ThiC — protein MNKPLTQDDFQTPTVTTGPLPASEKVYTAPMADPSLRVPHRLIHLHPSAEEPPVPVYDTSGPYSDAAIEIDVERGLPRPRTAWVTARGHVSEYEGRDVKPEDNGHATGKYLAREFPVKHRPLRGDGTGPVTQYEYAKAGIITKEMIYVAERENLGRQAMLDGAQDRVDGGESFGADIPAFVTPEFVRDEIARGRAIIPANINHAELEPQIIGRNFLVKINANIGNSAVASSVEEEVEKMVWATRWGADNVMDLSTGRNIHNTREWIIRNAPVPIGTVPIYQALEKVNGVAEDLTWEVYRDTLIEQAEQGVDYFTIHAGVRLAYIHLTADRVCGIVSRGGSIMAKWMLAHHQESFLYTHFEEICDIMRAYDVSFSLGDGLRPGAIADANDRAQFAELETLGELTQIAWKKGCQVMIEGPGHVPMHKIKVNMDKQLRECGEAPFYTLGPLTTDIAPGYDHITSGIGAAMIGWFGTSMLCYVTPKEHLGLPDRDDVKVGVITYKLAAHAADLAKGHPAAQIRDDALSRARFEFRWEDQFNLSLDPETARDYHDQTLPKEAHKTAHFCSMCGPKFCSMEITREVREYAAGLGENEKAALGLTPEEGMREMSEKFREEGSKLYSSKR, from the coding sequence ATGAACAAGCCACTTACTCAGGATGATTTCCAGACGCCGACCGTGACGACCGGGCCGCTGCCGGCCTCCGAGAAGGTCTATACCGCGCCCATGGCTGATCCGTCCTTGCGCGTGCCGCACCGGCTGATCCACCTGCACCCGTCCGCCGAAGAGCCACCCGTGCCGGTCTACGACACGTCAGGGCCCTATAGCGACGCGGCGATCGAGATCGATGTAGAGCGCGGCCTGCCGCGTCCGCGCACAGCGTGGGTCACCGCGCGTGGCCATGTGAGCGAATATGAGGGCCGCGACGTCAAGCCTGAGGATAACGGTCATGCGACGGGCAAATATCTGGCGCGTGAATTTCCGGTCAAGCATCGCCCGCTTCGTGGGGACGGCACAGGGCCCGTCACCCAGTATGAATATGCCAAAGCCGGGATCATCACCAAGGAGATGATCTACGTTGCCGAGCGCGAAAATCTCGGGCGTCAGGCCATGCTCGACGGCGCGCAGGACCGCGTGGACGGGGGCGAGAGCTTCGGCGCGGATATCCCCGCCTTCGTCACGCCGGAGTTTGTCCGGGACGAAATTGCACGCGGTCGCGCCATCATTCCCGCCAACATCAACCACGCCGAGCTGGAGCCGCAGATCATCGGCCGCAACTTCCTGGTCAAGATCAACGCCAATATCGGCAACTCCGCCGTCGCCAGCTCGGTCGAGGAAGAGGTCGAAAAGATGGTCTGGGCGACGCGCTGGGGCGCGGACAATGTCATGGATCTCAGCACAGGCCGGAACATCCATAACACGCGCGAATGGATCATCCGCAACGCCCCCGTGCCGATCGGGACCGTCCCGATCTATCAGGCGCTGGAGAAGGTGAACGGCGTCGCCGAAGATCTGACCTGGGAGGTCTATCGCGACACGCTGATCGAGCAGGCCGAGCAGGGCGTGGACTATTTCACCATTCATGCGGGCGTGCGCCTCGCCTATATTCACCTGACGGCGGACCGCGTCTGCGGCATCGTCTCGCGCGGCGGTTCGATCATGGCGAAATGGATGCTCGCCCATCATCAGGAGAGCTTCCTCTACACCCATTTCGAGGAGATTTGCGACATCATGCGGGCCTACGATGTGTCGTTCTCCCTCGGCGACGGCCTCCGCCCCGGCGCCATTGCCGACGCCAATGACCGCGCGCAGTTTGCCGAACTGGAAACGCTCGGCGAGCTGACGCAGATCGCCTGGAAAAAAGGCTGCCAGGTCATGATCGAAGGGCCCGGCCATGTGCCCATGCACAAGATCAAGGTGAATATGGACAAGCAGCTGCGCGAATGCGGCGAAGCGCCCTTCTACACGCTCGGTCCCCTGACGACCGACATCGCGCCGGGCTACGACCACATCACGTCGGGCATCGGCGCGGCCATGATCGGCTGGTTCGGCACCTCCATGCTCTGCTACGTCACGCCCAAGGAACATCTCGGCCTGCCCGACCGCGACGACGTGAAGGTCGGCGTCATCACCTACAAACTCGCCGCCCACGCCGCCGATCTCGCCAAGGGCCACCCCGCCGCGCAAATCCGCGACGACGCGCTCTCACGGGCAAGGTTCGAGTTCCGCTGGGAAGACCAGTTCAACCTGTCGCTCGACCCGGAAACGGCCCGCGACTATCACGACCAGACCCTGCCCAAGGAAGCCCACAAGACCGCCCATTTCTGTTCTATGTGCGGGCCGAAGTTCTGCTCCATGGAGATCACGCGCGAAGTGCGGGAATATGCAGCCGGGTTGGGGGAGAATGAGAAGGCCGCGCTGGGCCTGACGCCGGAGGAGGGGATGCGGGAGATGTCGGAAAAGTTTAGAGAAGAAGGTTCTAAATTGTACTCATCAAAACGATAG
- a CDS encoding acyltransferase family protein translates to MTIEAPPQTRTLLSIQALRGVAALLVVLFHSAEIWRDMSGGAGLDGLWDRGWAGVDLFFVISGFVMVWVAGERASGLRSAGRFLFDRATRVYPLWWVFCALMGLYFWVTYGQPATPVIYDAQTAWGQFFASMALWPTEVQPVLTVGWTLTFELAFYAVFALLLLLPSRFRMGAILIWGLGLALIWLLRPDSPALPDSWLGVVMSPLCLEFVFGALVAWLVQRFSIPRSVGLTLFYLGAMGFLGLMIAGETVGGLPDIDSRVATFGLAAAVLLCGVVTVERNGGIVVLPALRAIGDASYTLYLSHLLVILALKRVCEAAGILTAPSLSGMAVFMALATSASLIAALILYRLLEKPLLTLSRALLPKRRDMT, encoded by the coding sequence ATGACAATCGAAGCCCCTCCGCAGACGCGGACGCTATTATCCATACAAGCCTTGCGCGGCGTGGCCGCCTTGCTCGTCGTGCTGTTCCACAGCGCCGAAATCTGGCGTGACATGTCGGGCGGTGCGGGGCTGGACGGGCTCTGGGATCGCGGCTGGGCCGGGGTTGATCTGTTTTTCGTGATCAGTGGTTTCGTCATGGTCTGGGTCGCGGGGGAACGCGCGTCCGGCCTGCGCAGCGCCGGGCGGTTCCTGTTTGATCGCGCCACACGCGTTTATCCGCTCTGGTGGGTCTTCTGCGCGTTGATGGGGCTTTATTTCTGGGTCACCTACGGACAGCCCGCCACACCGGTGATATATGACGCGCAGACGGCCTGGGGGCAATTCTTTGCCTCCATGGCCTTATGGCCGACCGAGGTGCAGCCCGTGCTGACCGTGGGCTGGACGCTGACCTTCGAGCTGGCCTTCTATGCGGTTTTCGCCTTGCTTTTGCTGCTACCTTCCCGGTTCCGGATGGGGGCGATCCTGATTTGGGGACTGGGCCTTGCGCTGATCTGGCTCTTGCGCCCGGACTCGCCTGCCTTGCCGGACAGCTGGCTGGGGGTCGTCATGAGCCCGCTCTGCCTCGAATTCGTATTTGGCGCGCTGGTGGCCTGGCTGGTGCAGCGATTTTCGATACCGCGATCTGTCGGTCTGACCCTCTTCTATCTCGGGGCAATGGGATTTCTCGGTCTGATGATTGCGGGCGAGACAGTGGGCGGACTACCGGACATTGATAGCCGGGTCGCGACCTTCGGTCTGGCCGCCGCCGTCCTGCTCTGCGGGGTGGTCACGGTTGAACGCAATGGCGGGATTGTCGTGCTGCCAGCCCTGCGCGCAATCGGGGATGCGTCCTATACGCTCTATCTCAGCCACTTGCTTGTCATACTCGCCCTCAAGCGTGTCTGTGAGGCTGCTGGCATCCTGACTGCGCCGAGCCTGTCCGGGATGGCCGTCTTCATGGCGCTGGCGACATCAGCGAGCCTCATCGCGGCTCTGATCCTCTACCGCCTTCTGGAAAAGCCGCTTCTGACACTCAGCCGCGCACTCCTGCCAAAGAGAAGGGATATGACATGA
- a CDS encoding MmcQ/YjbR family DNA-binding protein codes for MSTDTDSDDCPASDADIDRFAMTLKSVFMTEQWMGSHVYKVGDTDTFKMFAILNPGKQQLTVKTASRDMADMLIAAGVAQRHTHMPRGSWVMLLLDKLEAEDVRDRIADSYDLVVQALTKSARKKFGLD; via the coding sequence GTGAGCACCGACACAGATAGCGACGACTGCCCCGCCAGCGATGCCGACATTGATCGCTTCGCCATGACTCTCAAATCAGTTTTCATGACTGAGCAATGGATGGGAAGCCATGTCTACAAGGTCGGCGATACGGACACGTTCAAGATGTTTGCGATTCTCAATCCTGGCAAGCAGCAACTGACAGTCAAGACGGCCAGTCGTGATATGGCGGATATGCTGATCGCTGCCGGCGTGGCGCAACGCCATACCCATATGCCGCGTGGCAGCTGGGTCATGCTTCTGCTGGACAAGCTGGAAGCGGAAGACGTTAGAGACCGAATTGCAGACTCCTATGATCTCGTTGTGCAGGCGCTAACCAAGTCAGCACGAAAAAAGTTTGGTTTGGACTGA
- a CDS encoding amidohydrolase family protein, translating to MLRKLLAISTGLIVLTACQQDQGEVDIAIRDIAIVDIATGTVETGQTVLIDEGRIVAVQSRRDEPSFAADQTLSGTGAYLMPGLWDMHVHLHVGTPEGLAIIDPARWHVPLSLSYGVTGMRDMASRMDDIVNLRDQLDAKREAGEAAPELVIAGPLFSGPQPWGEPDHAVLPDSVDVARRQVGEHIRRGVDFIKVHDFLSQDIYKAIVDEARQRNYQVVGHLRSDVGPLAATDLGQRDFEHVPPEMLSYCRADGSARARSFYDNWFRSGPDYFMTAMVGLYDEQGCQALFAELAERDVTITPTLTLRKPVSAQRFALSSDLLPDSYRDLCVQTRDANAALSEAVFDNYDAMIREVITSLSSAGVTILAGTDRQTYACAVPGWDLIEELKALVDAGLTRREALDAATISAARKAGRDYPGQIVNGAAADLIMLSGNPLENLDALKDPVAVITGQTVLDTDALARMRVEARDYAKTME from the coding sequence ATGTTACGTAAACTGCTGGCCATTTCGACGGGCCTGATCGTTCTGACGGCCTGTCAGCAGGATCAAGGTGAGGTCGATATTGCAATCCGGGATATTGCGATCGTCGATATCGCGACCGGTACGGTGGAGACAGGCCAGACGGTACTGATTGACGAAGGTCGGATTGTTGCCGTTCAGTCGCGCCGCGACGAACCGAGTTTTGCAGCGGATCAGACCCTGTCCGGCACTGGGGCCTATCTGATGCCAGGTCTCTGGGATATGCATGTTCATCTGCATGTCGGCACGCCTGAAGGGCTGGCGATTATCGATCCGGCCCGCTGGCACGTGCCGCTATCCCTGTCTTACGGCGTGACGGGAATGCGGGATATGGCGTCCCGGATGGACGACATCGTCAATTTGCGAGATCAGCTGGACGCCAAACGCGAAGCCGGGGAGGCGGCACCGGAACTGGTTATCGCCGGTCCGCTTTTTTCCGGACCACAGCCTTGGGGCGAACCCGATCATGCCGTGCTGCCGGACAGTGTCGACGTGGCGCGGCGGCAGGTTGGCGAACATATCCGTCGCGGTGTCGATTTTATCAAGGTGCACGATTTCCTGTCACAGGACATTTACAAGGCCATCGTCGACGAAGCGCGGCAGCGGAATTACCAGGTGGTCGGGCATTTGCGGTCCGATGTCGGGCCGCTGGCTGCAACGGACCTTGGGCAGCGGGACTTCGAACATGTGCCGCCGGAGATGCTGTCTTACTGTCGGGCTGACGGTTCTGCGCGTGCGCGAAGTTTTTACGACAATTGGTTCAGGAGCGGGCCAGACTATTTCATGACGGCCATGGTCGGTCTCTATGATGAACAGGGCTGTCAGGCGCTGTTTGCGGAACTGGCTGAGCGAGACGTGACGATCACGCCGACTCTGACATTGAGAAAACCCGTCAGCGCGCAGCGATTTGCGCTGTCATCCGACCTTCTACCCGACTCCTATCGGGATCTGTGTGTGCAGACGCGTGACGCTAACGCCGCTTTGTCCGAGGCGGTCTTCGATAATTATGACGCAATGATCCGCGAGGTCATCACGTCGCTCTCGTCTGCTGGTGTCACTATTCTCGCCGGAACCGATCGGCAGACCTATGCCTGCGCAGTGCCGGGCTGGGACCTGATCGAGGAGTTGAAAGCGCTCGTTGACGCCGGGTTGACGCGGCGCGAAGCGCTCGATGCGGCAACAATTTCTGCGGCGCGCAAGGCAGGCCGGGACTATCCGGGCCAGATCGTGAATGGCGCAGCGGCGGATTTGATTATGCTGAGCGGTAATCCGCTGGAAAATCTCGACGCTTTGAAAGATCCGGTCGCCGTCATCACTGGACAAACAGTACTGGATACCGACGCGCTCGCTCGCATGCGCGTTGAAGCCAGAGACTATGCCAAGACGATGGAGTGA
- a CDS encoding sulfite exporter TauE/SafE family protein, with the protein MTDILPLIALLLGVGALAGFTAGLFGIGGGAVMVPALFFAFAAIGVDPDVLMHCAVATSASVIIVNGYRSTRSHLARDSVAMDLLWPSPWWRSYALWIGLGAFMGAWWLAPRLGSDGLTLVFACVAMIVSAQFIFGRPSFTLRERVPGGMAPPLVGGSVGALSAIMGIGGGSFSVPLLTLCGMPVHRAIGTAAGFGLAIAVPATIGFIISGWGVAGRPPGSLGYVNLVGFGMIVASAWFAVPIGTASAHRLDATLLRRIFGLCLALVAINMARKAGLF; encoded by the coding sequence TTGACCGACATCCTGCCACTGATCGCGCTCTTGCTGGGTGTGGGCGCGCTGGCAGGATTTACAGCAGGGCTATTCGGTATTGGCGGGGGCGCGGTCATGGTTCCGGCGCTGTTCTTCGCATTCGCCGCGATCGGCGTTGATCCCGATGTGCTGATGCACTGCGCTGTCGCGACGAGCGCCTCAGTCATTATCGTCAATGGTTACCGGTCGACCCGTTCACATCTGGCGCGCGATAGTGTCGCTATGGATCTGCTCTGGCCCTCGCCGTGGTGGCGTAGCTACGCGCTGTGGATCGGGCTGGGGGCCTTTATGGGCGCATGGTGGCTCGCACCCCGGCTCGGCTCTGACGGGCTGACATTGGTCTTCGCCTGCGTGGCGATGATCGTATCGGCTCAATTCATCTTTGGGCGACCTTCGTTCACGCTGCGAGAGCGGGTTCCGGGCGGAATGGCCCCGCCGCTGGTCGGCGGCTCTGTTGGCGCGCTGTCGGCCATTATGGGGATTGGCGGGGGATCGTTCAGCGTTCCCTTGCTCACGCTCTGCGGCATGCCGGTGCACCGTGCCATCGGCACGGCGGCGGGGTTCGGGCTGGCCATCGCCGTTCCCGCCACGATCGGTTTCATTATCTCAGGGTGGGGCGTCGCGGGACGTCCGCCCGGATCGCTCGGCTATGTCAATCTGGTGGGGTTCGGCATGATTGTCGCCAGCGCCTGGTTCGCGGTTCCGATCGGTACGGCGTCGGCGCACAGGCTCGATGCAACTCTGCTCAGACGTATCTTTGGCCTGTGTCTAGCGCTGGTGGCGATCAATATGGCGCGCAAGGCGGGCCTGTTCTAG
- a CDS encoding cold-shock protein → MQTGTVKFFNTTKGFGFIAPEGGGDDVFVHISALQRSGLDSINEGDKVQFNTAINQRSGKTAVDSITMA, encoded by the coding sequence ATGCAAACAGGTACTGTCAAATTCTTCAATACGACGAAGGGCTTTGGTTTCATCGCTCCTGAAGGTGGTGGCGACGATGTGTTCGTTCACATTTCTGCGCTCCAGCGCTCCGGTCTGGACAGCATCAATGAAGGCGACAAGGTCCAGTTCAATACAGCTATCAACCAGCGCTCTGGTAAGACAGCTGTCGACTCGATCACGATGGCGTAA
- a CDS encoding AAA family ATPase, protein MTVGALTPDEVFTPRSAVVNDRMYISRDKHERALERALTGNKNIVIYGASGCGKSWLWKSFLGQREHPYMIANMAQASNLGGVGNVFENCFNRVERRAKTGSSFRAGGSLNLGPLKLSAQLIDTVKELEVEPFERCLALMSSLGKSRKSVIVIENFESIIEDERHINDLAGLITLVDDDDYASYGVKLLLVGVPDDIQRYFSKTKFAQTISNRLEEIPEVQRLSKNEAELLLRQGLIGLLNLKIDPDVSLERVAFITDYIPQHLHEIGLKIAFNAIESGSITHEDFMQAAIEWIKSSHSSDWAAISKRLDSITTKIGRRNQTLWAIGNIMKTDFTSGDVESLIRQGFPASTSEIALNVSDVLKELASGDNPIIRIAPNGAAYRFVSPKYCIAIRTMITKDEEMIAIQEYDYLDD, encoded by the coding sequence ATGACTGTAGGCGCTCTTACTCCTGATGAAGTTTTTACTCCTAGGTCGGCAGTTGTGAATGACAGGATGTATATTTCACGAGACAAACATGAAAGGGCTCTGGAGCGAGCATTAACAGGCAATAAAAATATAGTGATATATGGAGCGAGTGGCTGCGGAAAAAGTTGGCTTTGGAAAAGCTTTCTAGGCCAGAGAGAGCATCCATATATGATCGCAAATATGGCGCAAGCTTCAAACCTTGGCGGAGTTGGAAATGTTTTTGAAAATTGTTTTAATCGAGTAGAGCGTCGAGCGAAAACTGGCTCTTCATTTAGAGCCGGAGGGTCGCTTAATCTTGGTCCACTCAAATTAAGCGCTCAATTGATAGACACTGTCAAAGAGTTAGAGGTCGAACCATTTGAACGATGCCTTGCATTAATGAGTTCCTTAGGAAAATCTCGAAAATCAGTCATTGTGATCGAGAATTTTGAAAGCATTATAGAGGATGAAAGGCATATTAATGATCTAGCCGGTTTAATCACTCTCGTTGATGATGATGATTATGCTAGTTATGGGGTTAAATTATTGCTAGTCGGTGTTCCTGACGATATTCAACGTTATTTTTCTAAAACAAAATTTGCACAAACTATATCCAACAGGCTTGAAGAGATTCCGGAAGTTCAACGCCTTTCTAAGAATGAAGCTGAGCTTCTACTTCGGCAAGGGCTCATAGGTCTTCTAAATCTTAAGATTGATCCCGACGTGTCTCTTGAAAGGGTAGCGTTTATTACTGACTATATCCCTCAGCACCTACATGAAATTGGTTTGAAGATAGCATTTAACGCAATTGAATCTGGAAGTATTACTCATGAGGATTTCATGCAAGCTGCAATCGAATGGATTAAGTCGAGTCACTCTAGTGATTGGGCGGCCATCAGCAAGCGATTGGATTCTATAACTACTAAAATTGGCCGGCGAAATCAAACTTTATGGGCAATCGGTAATATTATGAAAACAGACTTTACGTCTGGAGATGTGGAATCTTTGATTAGGCAAGGTTTCCCGGCTTCGACTAGTGAAATCGCATTAAATGTTTCTGATGTTCTTAAGGAGTTGGCTTCGGGGGACAATCCAATTATTCGTATAGCTCCTAATGGAGCTGCATATCGGTTTGTTAGTCCGAAGTATTGTATAGCAATTCGAACAATGATTACGAAAGACGAGGAAATGATTGCGATACAGGAATACGATTATTTAGATGATTAA